One Peribacillus simplex NBRC 15720 = DSM 1321 genomic region harbors:
- a CDS encoding MerR family transcriptional regulator, whose protein sequence is MGNYLSISEMASIHSISRQTLIYYDKIELFKPVHIDEHGYRYYSAVQIPFLREICFLKSIGIKLNDIKDHIGNRNLTTAMSLLEFHQEFIDKEINALMNTRTFIQQRLMKYSEAKNIKSELDKPIIEEFPERHVLFIPFENELCREELHLTLMKAWNVLSKHEMLPSEGFGTVILKDKLGTDDVFEGAGIYTSLPFIDPYMDNMMTLPTGQYACVYKYGMPYNIAFLNELVHWISENQYRIVGDVVDACLLDTTFYENDNSVDFCQLQIPVEKIT, encoded by the coding sequence TTGGGCAATTACTTATCAATCAGTGAAATGGCTTCCATTCACAGTATCTCAAGGCAAACACTCATTTATTACGATAAGATCGAATTATTTAAACCTGTACATATAGATGAACATGGTTATCGGTATTATAGTGCAGTTCAGATTCCGTTTCTAAGGGAAATTTGCTTTTTGAAGTCGATTGGCATCAAACTGAATGATATTAAGGACCATATAGGGAATCGGAATTTAACTACTGCTATGTCACTTTTGGAATTTCATCAAGAATTCATTGATAAAGAAATAAATGCCTTGATGAATACACGTACATTTATTCAGCAGAGATTAATGAAATATTCAGAAGCCAAAAATATTAAAAGTGAATTGGATAAACCTATTATAGAAGAATTTCCTGAAAGGCATGTCTTATTTATACCATTTGAAAATGAATTGTGCCGAGAAGAATTACATTTAACGCTGATGAAAGCTTGGAATGTATTAAGTAAACATGAGATGCTTCCGTCAGAGGGATTTGGCACGGTTATTTTAAAGGATAAGCTTGGAACGGATGATGTTTTCGAGGGTGCGGGAATATATACTTCATTACCCTTTATAGATCCTTATATGGATAACATGATGACGTTGCCTACTGGTCAATATGCATGTGTGTATAAATATGGAATGCCATATAACATTGCGTTTTTAAATGAATTGGTTCATTGGATCAGTGAAAATCAGTATAGAATTGTAGGGGACGTCGTGGACGCTTGCTTATTGGATACGACCTTTTACGAGAATGATAATAGTGTTGATTTTTGTCAGCTGCAAATCCCTGTAGAGAAAATTACTTGA
- a CDS encoding carboxymuconolactone decarboxylase family protein — MSEGLLYFKEVYDVVPGWVQKMHDYSPNALDHYTNLRSNIMQEGALTKKEKDILLVGMNAARLYERSMVYHTKGAMDGGATVPELVEYLIVSYLYNGTKALKTGIKSLEYALTLKGIRYPEVSGHKETAEEILHYMIELLGDEETGFVSNVLKLVKSEDQNSLKDYILSDSVVSKRLKHILMTGIFITELKGKQVGEWMEAARLNGASEEQLAEVGLICLLTAGIPAWFEASDSLIENK, encoded by the coding sequence ATGAGCGAAGGATTATTGTATTTCAAAGAAGTTTATGATGTGGTACCAGGCTGGGTGCAAAAGATGCACGATTATAGCCCTAATGCACTTGATCACTATACCAACTTGCGCAGTAACATCATGCAAGAGGGAGCCTTGACGAAGAAGGAGAAAGATATATTACTGGTAGGCATGAATGCTGCGAGGTTGTATGAACGGAGTATGGTTTACCATACAAAAGGGGCAATGGATGGTGGAGCAACAGTACCGGAACTGGTGGAATACCTAATAGTTTCATACTTATATAACGGAACTAAGGCTTTGAAAACAGGGATAAAGTCTTTGGAATATGCCCTTACACTTAAAGGCATTCGATATCCCGAAGTAAGTGGCCATAAAGAAACAGCAGAAGAAATCCTGCATTATATGATTGAATTATTAGGTGATGAGGAGACGGGATTTGTCTCGAATGTTTTGAAACTGGTTAAATCGGAAGACCAAAACTCCCTCAAAGATTATATATTAAGTGATTCAGTCGTTTCAAAAAGGCTAAAACATATCCTGATGACAGGAATATTCATTACAGAATTAAAAGGGAAACAGGTTGGGGAATGGATGGAGGCGGCAAGGTTAAATGGAGCTTCGGAAGAACAATTAGCGGAAGTGGGACTAATTTGCTTATTGACTGCTGGAATACCTGCATGGTTTGAGGCAAGTGATTCATTAATTGAAAATAAGTAA
- a CDS encoding twin-arginine translocase TatA/TatE family subunit yields the protein MLQNIGIPGLMLILVIALIIFGPSKLPEIGRAFGSTLREFKKSTRDLVADDTNADVTNKKES from the coding sequence ATGCTACAAAATATTGGAATACCAGGATTGATGCTAATTTTAGTGATTGCCCTTATTATTTTCGGCCCTTCAAAGTTACCGGAAATTGGAAGGGCGTTTGGCTCAACATTAAGAGAATTTAAAAAGTCTACAAGAGACCTTGTAGCAGATGACACTAATGCAGATGTGACCAATAAGAAAGAAAGCTAA
- a CDS encoding non-oxidative hydroxyarylic acid decarboxylases subunit B produces MKIIVGITGATGAIFGIRILQMLKSSEVETHLIMSPWAHATIQHETSYSVKDVEGLADHSYSYKDQAARISSGSFRVDGMIVAPCSMKTLASIRMGLADNLLTRSADVMLKERKKLLLMTRETPLNTIHLENMMELSKMGTIIFPPMPAFYNHPENVNDIIDHLAYRALDQFEIDAHGAKRWDGMKYRTKI; encoded by the coding sequence ATGAAAATCATTGTTGGGATAACAGGAGCGACTGGAGCCATTTTCGGAATTAGGATTCTTCAGATGCTTAAAAGCAGTGAAGTGGAGACCCATTTAATCATGTCCCCTTGGGCACATGCCACCATTCAACATGAAACTTCATATTCTGTTAAAGACGTGGAGGGATTAGCTGATCATTCCTATTCTTACAAAGATCAAGCAGCAAGAATATCAAGTGGATCTTTCCGGGTTGATGGCATGATCGTAGCACCTTGCAGTATGAAAACACTTGCTTCCATTCGCATGGGACTAGCGGATAATTTATTAACGCGATCTGCTGATGTCATGTTGAAAGAAAGAAAAAAATTATTACTAATGACAAGAGAAACACCTCTAAATACGATTCATTTGGAGAATATGATGGAGCTTTCCAAAATGGGGACTATTATATTCCCTCCGATGCCAGCCTTCTATAATCATCCTGAGAATGTTAACGATATCATTGACCATCTGGCTTATAGGGCGTTAGATCAATTTGAAATCGATGCTCACGGTGCGAAACGGTGGGACGGAATGAAATATCGCACCAAAATATAA
- a CDS encoding DeoR/GlpR family DNA-binding transcription regulator, whose product MLQDERLDAIIQYLNEHDRIDIETICKINNVSKDTARRDLINLEEERKIIRIRGGAKKALLSNEVHNYGERMNMASEAKSKIGKFAASLINDGDHLILDASTTVQFLAKYLTSRNNTVVTNSINIASSLNQREDIKVNLLGGTLSTRHQAIYGSRAIRDVQDYKVNKCIIGTCGISSEGLSTSIEEEGLLVHEMIKRSDQVIVIADSTKFNKTFFQKVCDLDSVDIVITDKVVPKNMQEILNKHVVEVIVVPSYEWDH is encoded by the coding sequence ATGCTACAGGATGAACGACTAGACGCCATTATTCAATATTTAAACGAACATGACCGGATTGATATTGAAACAATTTGTAAAATAAATAATGTATCTAAAGATACGGCCAGAAGAGACTTAATAAATTTAGAAGAGGAGAGGAAGATCATTCGAATACGGGGTGGGGCGAAAAAGGCTCTGCTTTCCAATGAAGTCCATAATTATGGTGAGCGTATGAACATGGCATCGGAAGCTAAAAGTAAGATCGGAAAATTTGCAGCTTCTTTGATAAACGATGGGGATCATCTTATTTTGGATGCCTCTACAACAGTTCAATTTTTAGCTAAATATTTAACGAGCCGGAACAACACTGTCGTGACTAATTCGATTAACATTGCCAGTTCATTAAACCAAAGAGAAGATATAAAAGTTAATTTATTAGGCGGAACATTAAGTACTAGACACCAAGCCATTTATGGTTCAAGAGCCATTAGGGATGTACAAGATTATAAGGTGAATAAATGCATCATTGGTACTTGCGGAATATCTTCTGAAGGATTGTCTACTTCCATCGAGGAAGAAGGCCTCCTCGTTCACGAAATGATTAAGCGTTCTGACCAGGTTATTGTGATTGCAGATTCAACGAAATTTAATAAAACTTTTTTTCAAAAGGTGTGTGACTTAGACTCCGTTGATATAGTGATTACAGACAAAGTAGTACCAAAAAACATGCAGGAAATCCTAAATAAACATGTGGTAGAAGTGATTGTGGTTCCAAGTTATGAATGGGACCATTGA
- a CDS encoding cyclase family protein has translation MKIIDLTLELYDGLVTNNDLPAIGIKDEPLEHKGKYDSLPKGYRSKLISFSDHSGTHVDVASHYSENGESVETINLKNMFGDALILDVSMLKATHEPVTKDLLEEAERRQGVYVEKDDIVLIRTWGRSWGEEGFFEAQALDDSVAQWLIEKQIHIVGLDLPNADLNQDSESGIHQKLLNNDIYIVENLVNLEKLPKHSRFLFFGIPLKLKNATASPIRALSILDSQLI, from the coding sequence TTGAAAATCATTGATTTAACATTGGAACTTTACGATGGTCTAGTTACGAATAATGATTTACCTGCAATAGGGATTAAAGATGAACCTCTTGAACATAAGGGGAAATATGATTCACTTCCTAAAGGCTACCGTTCCAAGTTGATTTCTTTTTCTGACCATAGTGGGACACATGTGGATGTGGCTTCACATTACTCAGAAAACGGGGAGTCGGTTGAAACCATCAATCTGAAGAATATGTTTGGGGATGCCCTCATACTGGATGTAAGCATGTTAAAAGCGACACATGAACCTGTTACGAAAGATTTACTTGAAGAGGCCGAACGCAGGCAGGGAGTATATGTTGAAAAAGACGATATCGTCCTGATTAGGACATGGGGCAGATCATGGGGGGAAGAAGGCTTTTTTGAAGCGCAGGCATTAGATGATAGTGTGGCACAATGGTTAATTGAAAAGCAAATACATATTGTCGGGTTGGATTTGCCAAATGCCGATTTGAACCAAGATTCAGAAAGCGGAATTCATCAAAAGTTACTGAACAATGATATATATATCGTTGAAAATCTAGTGAATCTGGAAAAATTGCCTAAGCATTCTCGTTTTCTTTTTTTCGGGATTCCTTTGAAACTAAAAAATGCAACAGCCTCACCAATAAGAGCACTATCGATACTTGACTCTCAATTAATTTAA
- a CDS encoding UbiD family decarboxylase gives MSEKMNKVTDLRSALELLKSIPGQLIETDEPVNPHAELSGVYRHVGAGGTVMRPTKIGPAMVFNHVLGHEDSSVVIGLLASRERVGLMLDTKPERLGFLLNEAVKNPIDPIIISNDKAKAQEVVHYAEDPDFDIRKLIPAPTNTEEDAGPYITIGMCYASDSETGESDITIHRLCLQSKDEMSMYFVPGRHLEVFREKAEKAGKPLPISISIGVDPAIEVAACFEAPTTPLGFNELSVAGAIRKEAVELVQCLTIDEKAIANAEYVIEGELVPGVRVREDQNTNTGKAMPEFPGYTGSAVADLPLIKVKAVTHRVNPIMQTVIGPSEEHVNMAGIPTEASILQMVEKAMPGKLLNVYAHTSGGGKYMAVLQFKKSQPSDEGRQRQAALLAFSAFSELKHVFIVDEDVDPFDSNDVLWALNTRYQGDVDTVFIPGVRCHPLDPSQDPAYSPTIQEKGISCKTIFDCTVPFHLKDEFKRSKFKQVDPRRFVPGFSNV, from the coding sequence ATGTCTGAAAAAATGAATAAAGTGACAGATTTACGTTCTGCCTTGGAACTACTGAAGTCCATTCCAGGACAATTGATTGAAACGGATGAACCAGTCAATCCTCATGCTGAATTATCTGGAGTTTATCGTCATGTCGGTGCTGGCGGAACAGTAATGCGTCCAACAAAAATTGGACCTGCCATGGTTTTCAATCATGTATTAGGTCATGAAGATTCAAGCGTGGTGATTGGACTTTTAGCCAGCCGGGAAAGAGTCGGTCTCATGCTGGATACAAAACCGGAGCGACTGGGGTTCCTTTTAAATGAAGCTGTAAAAAATCCAATTGATCCAATCATCATTTCAAATGATAAAGCTAAAGCTCAAGAAGTGGTTCACTATGCAGAAGATCCGGATTTCGATATCAGAAAGTTAATACCTGCGCCTACGAATACAGAGGAAGATGCAGGCCCGTATATCACCATAGGCATGTGCTATGCCTCCGATTCAGAAACGGGTGAATCTGATATAACGATACATCGTTTATGTTTACAAAGTAAAGATGAGATGTCTATGTATTTTGTTCCTGGCCGCCATTTAGAAGTTTTTCGTGAAAAGGCTGAAAAAGCAGGAAAACCGTTACCAATTTCCATTAGTATCGGTGTTGACCCTGCTATTGAAGTCGCTGCTTGTTTTGAAGCACCTACGACTCCCCTTGGCTTTAATGAGTTGAGTGTTGCAGGGGCGATTAGGAAAGAAGCGGTAGAATTGGTCCAATGCTTGACCATTGATGAAAAAGCTATCGCAAATGCTGAATATGTAATAGAAGGGGAGTTGGTTCCCGGAGTGCGCGTTCGGGAAGATCAAAACACCAATACTGGAAAAGCAATGCCGGAATTCCCTGGTTATACAGGTTCAGCTGTTGCGGACCTGCCTCTAATCAAAGTGAAAGCTGTAACGCACCGTGTCAATCCAATCATGCAAACAGTTATTGGACCAAGTGAAGAACATGTGAATATGGCTGGCATTCCAACTGAAGCAAGCATTCTGCAAATGGTGGAGAAGGCCATGCCAGGCAAATTATTGAATGTTTATGCCCATACTTCAGGAGGAGGTAAATATATGGCTGTTCTTCAATTCAAGAAAAGTCAGCCAAGTGATGAAGGTCGCCAAAGACAAGCTGCACTATTGGCGTTCTCTGCCTTTTCTGAACTAAAGCATGTATTCATAGTGGATGAGGATGTGGATCCCTTCGATAGTAATGATGTTTTATGGGCGTTAAATACTCGTTATCAAGGTGATGTTGATACGGTTTTCATTCCTGGAGTGCGCTGTCACCCGTTAGATCCTTCACAAGATCCCGCATACAGCCCTACCATTCAGGAAAAGGGGATTTCCTGTAAGACCATTTTTGACTGTACAGTACCGTTTCATTTAAAAGATGAATTTAAAAGGTCTAAATTTAAACAGGTAGATCCAAGGCGATTTGTGCCTGGATTCTCCAATGTATAA
- a CDS encoding alpha/beta fold hydrolase, whose protein sequence is MEMYVKELGNQRIQIADYPGTKGPIIAIHGLTGNHKQMHYYAEMLKGEYRVISIDLRGRGNSSRADVQSSLFKHAEDVIELMQELKIKNPILIGYSMGAFISSVVASKLNSVQALILLDGAATSSQQQRDIVQPSLGRLSKEYESQESYIAEIKEIYSRLGIKWTDHLQSVVEYEVHEVEGHWENKSSEDSILTDFNSFYSFVPKEVCRQISCKTLLVYASGKIGDFPPLFYEEAYDDTKKYTPDIETIVSTCNHYTMVFENRAEINKEIKSFLKRI, encoded by the coding sequence ATGGAAATGTATGTAAAGGAATTGGGGAATCAAAGAATCCAAATTGCAGATTATCCTGGAACAAAAGGGCCAATCATCGCCATACATGGTTTAACGGGTAATCATAAGCAAATGCATTATTATGCAGAAATGTTAAAAGGAGAGTACAGAGTCATTTCGATTGACTTAAGAGGAAGGGGAAATAGTTCAAGGGCAGATGTGCAGTCTTCTCTTTTCAAACATGCAGAAGATGTAATTGAGTTAATGCAAGAGTTAAAGATTAAAAATCCGATTTTAATCGGGTATTCAATGGGAGCCTTCATTTCAAGCGTTGTAGCCAGCAAGTTAAACTCGGTACAGGCCCTGATATTATTGGATGGTGCGGCCACTTCCTCTCAACAACAAAGGGACATCGTACAACCATCATTAGGACGATTAAGTAAAGAATATGAATCTCAAGAAAGCTATATTGCAGAAATTAAAGAAATCTATAGCCGTTTGGGTATCAAATGGACGGATCATCTGCAAAGTGTGGTGGAGTATGAGGTTCATGAAGTGGAGGGTCACTGGGAGAATAAATCTTCAGAAGATAGCATTCTTACAGATTTCAATAGTTTTTATTCTTTTGTCCCTAAAGAAGTTTGTAGACAAATTTCCTGTAAAACCTTATTGGTCTATGCCAGTGGGAAAATAGGGGATTTTCCTCCATTATTTTATGAAGAAGCCTATGATGATACGAAGAAATATACACCTGATATTGAAACAATCGTTTCAACTTGTAACCACTATACAATGGTGTTTGAAAATAGGGCGGAGATTAACAAAGAGATAAAGTCTTTCTTAAAACGAATTTGA
- a CDS encoding 3-oxoacid CoA-transferase subunit B encodes MGEKELMQNMIARRAAKELTGPCIVNLGIGIPTLVAKYIDDENVFFHTENGLLGVAEVDEDKIDPNLVNAGKLPVGESIGASFFNSAESFAMIRGGHIDVAILGVLQVGQTGEIANWAVPGKNIMGVGGAMDLLVGAKKVIVTMTHTSKEGKSKVLNECNYPITSTRSVDLIITELAVFEVIDKQLTLIELMPGVTIEEVRAKTEANFIY; translated from the coding sequence ATGGGTGAAAAAGAATTAATGCAAAACATGATAGCAAGACGTGCGGCAAAAGAATTGACGGGTCCTTGTATAGTGAACCTTGGAATCGGGATTCCGACCTTGGTTGCAAAATACATTGATGATGAAAATGTTTTTTTCCATACGGAAAATGGATTATTAGGGGTTGCAGAAGTGGATGAAGATAAAATCGATCCCAATTTAGTTAATGCAGGTAAGTTACCAGTAGGGGAATCGATTGGTGCATCATTCTTTAATAGTGCAGAATCGTTTGCAATGATCCGTGGAGGACACATTGATGTTGCTATCTTAGGTGTTTTGCAGGTAGGTCAAACCGGGGAAATTGCAAATTGGGCGGTACCTGGCAAGAATATCATGGGTGTTGGAGGAGCGATGGATCTGTTGGTTGGCGCCAAAAAAGTGATCGTAACAATGACACATACAAGTAAGGAAGGTAAAAGTAAAGTTTTAAATGAATGCAACTACCCCATTACTTCCACTAGGAGCGTTGACTTGATCATCACCGAGTTGGCTGTCTTTGAAGTTATTGACAAACAGTTGACACTGATAGAATTAATGCCCGGTGTAACGATCGAAGAAGTAAGAGCAAAAACAGAAGCAAATTTTATCTATTAA
- a CDS encoding pyridoxamine 5'-phosphate oxidase family protein: MNGMEMSEEVFDLLNGKELVDKQHEAMMLLTVSEEGWPHTAMISVGEIVAISRNELRIGLWPDTSTTANVIRTHKATLVLFWKGKAQYIRLSLERLKELPNVQYQRERFHAKIVEAREDIAKYAEITSGIKIDLKNPKEIVERWSETIEDLLQ; encoded by the coding sequence ATGAATGGGATGGAAATGTCAGAAGAGGTATTCGACTTGTTAAATGGTAAAGAACTTGTCGACAAGCAGCATGAAGCCATGATGCTGTTGACGGTAAGTGAAGAAGGATGGCCACATACTGCAATGATTAGCGTGGGTGAGATCGTAGCGATAAGCAGGAACGAATTAAGGATTGGCCTATGGCCGGATACTTCGACTACAGCCAATGTCATTCGTACCCATAAAGCTACACTGGTTTTGTTTTGGAAAGGTAAAGCACAATATATTCGACTTTCATTAGAGAGATTAAAAGAGCTGCCAAATGTCCAATACCAAAGAGAAAGATTCCACGCCAAAATAGTAGAGGCACGGGAGGATATTGCTAAGTATGCTGAAATAACCTCTGGAATTAAAATCGACTTGAAAAACCCTAAAGAAATTGTTGAACGATGGAGTGAGACCATAGAGGACCTCCTTCAATAA
- the tatC gene encoding twin-arginine translocase subunit TatC gives MKLENQKKTSMIQHLEESRKRIIITLVVFTLFLVLTFIYVQDIYNIIVKDLPFKLALLGPSDIILVYLIIATVVAIAATIPVAAHQTWLFVRPALTPKERKVTSAYIPALFILFTLGISFGYFILFPLVLNFLMSLSNDMFTTFFTTEKYFRFMLHMTLPFGFLFEMPVVIMFLTSLGIINPYRLQKIRKYSYFILIVISILITPPDFLSDILVTIPLLLLYESSVSLSKFVYKRHQKEKEGKKEMYESV, from the coding sequence ATGAAGTTGGAAAATCAAAAAAAAACGAGCATGATTCAGCATCTTGAGGAGTCACGTAAACGTATTATTATCACTTTAGTCGTTTTCACGCTGTTCCTCGTACTGACATTTATTTATGTTCAAGATATTTATAATATAATAGTTAAAGACTTGCCGTTTAAGCTAGCTCTGTTAGGACCGAGTGATATCATACTCGTTTATTTAATTATTGCCACCGTCGTTGCCATCGCGGCTACTATACCGGTTGCTGCTCACCAAACTTGGCTGTTTGTACGTCCAGCGTTAACACCAAAAGAACGCAAAGTTACTAGCGCTTATATTCCAGCACTATTTATTCTATTCACACTAGGAATCAGTTTTGGTTACTTTATTTTATTTCCGCTTGTACTAAATTTTTTAATGTCTCTATCAAACGACATGTTTACAACTTTCTTTACAACGGAGAAATATTTCCGATTTATGCTTCATATGACACTGCCTTTTGGATTTCTGTTTGAAATGCCGGTTGTCATTATGTTTTTAACAAGTTTAGGAATAATAAATCCATACCGTTTGCAAAAAATCAGGAAATATTCTTACTTTATTTTAATAGTTATTTCAATTTTGATTACTCCACCAGACTTTCTATCAGATATCCTAGTTACGATACCTTTATTACTATTATATGAAAGCAGTGTAAGCTTATCCAAATTCGTATATAAACGACATCAAAAGGAAAAAGAAGGTAAAAAAGAGATGTATGAATCTGTTTAA
- a CDS encoding amidohydrolase, translating into MLMNVRLESGYKYKNGQVVATETVLRNLHIVKGTITRILDTKSPYGKGIDCYDAKGMLLLPSFRDMHIHLDKTYYGGPWRAAATRKNGIFDMITLEQTLLLELLPTAQERAEKLIELILGYGSTYVRSHCNIDPVVGLKNLEKLNRALANYSDKISHEIVGFPQHGLLRSNAQGLIREAMQLGVTHVGGLDPTLVDGDMEKSLQTMVQIAVDYKAGIDIHLHEGGETGLKAIRRLADLTEEAGLQGKVTISHAFSLASLGDGADVEMAKRLASLGISIASTVPIGKDVMPIPLLQKHKVNVMLGNDSITDHWSPFGIGDTLQKAHLAADLYGWSNEYNLSRALSLATGGITPLDESGKQIWPKVGDAATAVLIPASCSAEAVARLPKRAAVLHKGTLSSGSLDSVKPKLHTN; encoded by the coding sequence ATGTTGATGAATGTTCGATTGGAAAGTGGATACAAGTATAAAAATGGCCAGGTCGTCGCAACCGAAACCGTATTGAGGAACCTCCATATTGTTAAAGGCACCATTACCAGAATACTAGATACTAAGTCCCCTTATGGAAAAGGTATCGATTGCTACGACGCGAAAGGCATGTTGCTACTTCCTTCTTTTAGAGATATGCATATTCATTTGGATAAAACCTATTATGGGGGTCCTTGGAGAGCAGCTGCGACGAGGAAAAATGGCATTTTTGACATGATTACCTTGGAGCAGACACTGCTACTGGAGCTCCTTCCAACAGCCCAGGAGCGTGCGGAGAAATTAATTGAACTAATTCTTGGCTACGGCTCGACATATGTCAGAAGCCATTGCAACATCGATCCAGTCGTTGGTCTAAAAAATCTTGAGAAACTCAATCGGGCTTTAGCAAACTATTCAGATAAAATATCACATGAAATCGTTGGCTTTCCTCAACATGGCTTGCTTCGTTCAAATGCTCAGGGACTGATACGCGAAGCCATGCAGCTCGGAGTTACACATGTTGGCGGACTAGATCCAACCTTAGTTGACGGTGATATGGAAAAATCGTTGCAAACGATGGTACAGATCGCGGTGGACTACAAAGCAGGTATTGATATTCACCTTCATGAAGGTGGCGAAACGGGATTGAAGGCAATTCGTCGATTGGCTGATCTGACTGAGGAAGCCGGTCTGCAGGGGAAAGTGACGATCAGTCATGCGTTTTCGCTCGCTTCGTTAGGGGATGGCGCCGACGTAGAAATGGCAAAACGCCTTGCATCGCTGGGTATTTCCATTGCCTCAACCGTTCCGATAGGCAAAGACGTAATGCCGATTCCGCTGCTTCAGAAGCATAAGGTGAACGTCATGCTTGGTAATGATAGTATTACTGATCACTGGTCACCATTCGGGATTGGCGATACGCTGCAGAAGGCACATCTCGCTGCAGATCTGTATGGATGGTCAAACGAATACAACCTGTCTCGCGCACTTTCCCTTGCTACCGGCGGCATTACACCGCTAGACGAGTCCGGTAAGCAAATATGGCCAAAGGTAGGCGATGCCGCGACCGCTGTACTCATTCCAGCAAGCTGCTCGGCCGAAGCCGTAGCCCGCCTGCCTAAGCGTGCTGCCGTATTGCATAAGGGAACTCTGTCTTCGGGTTCTCTGGATAGCGTGAAGCCTAAGCTTCATACCAATTAA
- a CDS encoding CoA transferase subunit A, with protein MTKVHQDIEAALSCVKNGHTLMVGGFGLIGAPLTLIDGLAKKNVAGLTVISNNLGEKGKGLGVLLSQKKIKKAIGSYFTSNREIGEFYQRGEIELELLPQGTLAESIRAGGAGIGGYYTKTGVGTDLAKGKEEREINGATYIFEPAIRANVALIRAWKADTLGNLVYYKTARNFNSVMATAADVVIAEVDEIVEPGELSPEEIVTPHLFVDGIIKAKKILTKEGVKDYG; from the coding sequence ATGACGAAGGTACATCAAGATATAGAAGCAGCTTTATCTTGTGTGAAGAACGGTCATACATTAATGGTAGGTGGATTTGGCTTGATCGGTGCCCCTCTTACATTAATTGATGGTTTGGCCAAAAAGAATGTAGCAGGCTTGACAGTGATCAGTAACAATTTAGGCGAGAAAGGGAAAGGTCTGGGAGTTCTCCTAAGCCAGAAGAAAATAAAAAAAGCGATCGGCTCTTATTTTACAAGCAATCGTGAAATTGGGGAGTTTTACCAACGTGGTGAAATTGAATTAGAACTATTACCACAGGGGACATTAGCGGAATCCATTCGTGCTGGCGGTGCTGGTATAGGCGGTTACTATACGAAAACGGGTGTAGGGACCGATTTAGCAAAAGGAAAAGAAGAAAGGGAAATAAATGGGGCTACATATATTTTTGAACCTGCCATAAGAGCAAATGTAGCTTTGATCAGGGCATGGAAGGCTGATACGCTTGGTAATCTTGTGTATTATAAAACGGCTCGAAACTTTAATTCGGTTATGGCAACGGCCGCAGATGTCGTAATTGCAGAAGTGGATGAGATAGTTGAACCTGGAGAACTCTCGCCAGAGGAAATTGTAACACCGCATCTATTCGTCGATGGAATTATTAAGGCAAAGAAAATCCTGACGAAGGAAGGTGTGAAAGATTATGGGTGA